The DNA region ggggggaaaaatgcacaGCTATTTTAGCACTgtcgtttttcttcctcttcgcgaCTGCATACATGTATGGTTAACATTTATGTGCAAGTGTTCCTTCGTGTATGCCCATGtgttatttttcattatgttaaaaaaaaaatgctttgaTCGTTTccttatacatatatgcaaaaactaatgttaaaattatgaatttcCGCTTCTTTGTAGAATGCCTTCGGAAACACTTTTGAGTGTGAAACCAGAATGCAAGAAGGAGCCTTTGACTTGGGGGTTAGTCGAAACTTGGGAGAAACCTCAAAGAAGGCATCCACTTCAAAACAAGCAGTAAAAGCAGGAAGCTCCTCAAATGATGAAGAGGcggaagatgaagatgatgatAAAGATAAGTACAGAAAAATGGCAGAAGAAGCTTACAAGCAAAAGGTAGAAGAAAGGTATAAAATCATGTCAGACGATAAACCTACACGCGTCCCAGGACCAAGACACAATCACCAGGGACCACCCAAATTGTCTGAGCAAGAACTTATACAGTTATTAAGAATGTTACCACCTCCACCACAGGCTATGCAAAAAAGACCAAGAAATGTACCAGGCCCAAGTGGAGATAGAAGAATGCCATTTGACAGCCCAGAACAaatgttacaatttttaaaatttatgaacGACAGACAAAACATGATGGCTGGTAACAACAACGCCTGTTGCAATTTTGGTgaatgtgaagaagaagaagaggaagataaaTCCATCATAAAGAATATAATTCGTGATGTAAGTAATGTTGCTCCACTTATATTGCCTGCCCTCCCACCTCTCCTCATGATGTTCATTGGAACCCAAAGAACCTACTTATTGTTATACACCCTATCTTTAGTAAAAGATgcttacaattttttacaaagagtaaaaaattaatgaatttttaaaaattgactTTTTGCCCGTGTAGCCTATCTTGCGTGACACAATAAACGATGTTTTTGTTTCACGATGATTGAAAATCGAAacgat from Plasmodium vivax chromosome 4, whole genome shotgun sequence includes:
- a CDS encoding hypothetical protein, conserved (encoded by transcript PVX_003545A), whose amino-acid sequence is MVNTNSSNISLFAQNEVRNTENVVAAKDSSSSVKGTWAGHKTNNGNKFPFYLKLSMFGVLFLVLQCFNENAFGNTFECETRMQEGAFDLGVSRNLGETSKKASTSKQAVKAGSSSNDEEAEDEDDDKDKYRKMAEEAYKQKVEERYKIMSDDKPTRVPGPRHNHQGPPKLSEQELIQLLRMLPPPPQAMQKRPRNVPGPSGDRRMPFDSPEQMLQFLKFMNDRQNMMAGNNNACCNFGECEEEEEEDKSIIKNIIRDVSNVAPLILPALPPLLMMFIGTQRTYLLLYTLSLVKDAYNFLQRVKN